One genomic segment of Dysosmobacter sp. Marseille-Q4140 includes these proteins:
- the rpsM gene encoding 30S ribosomal protein S13 translates to MARIAGIDLPKDKRIEIGLTYIYGIGRKSAKDILAQTGINPDTRVKDLTDAEEQKLRDAIDAYTVEGDLRRQTALDIKRLSEIGCYRGIRHRKGLPVRGQRSKTNARTRKGPKKTIANKKK, encoded by the coding sequence ATGGCACGTATTGCCGGTATTGACCTGCCGAAGGATAAGCGTATCGAAATCGGCCTCACCTATATCTACGGCATTGGCAGAAAGAGCGCCAAGGACATCCTGGCGCAGACGGGCATCAACCCCGACACCCGCGTGAAGGATCTGACCGACGCCGAGGAGCAGAAGCTCCGTGACGCCATCGACGCCTATACCGTCGAAGGCGACCTGCGCCGCCAGACCGCCCTGGACATCAAGCGCCTGAGCGAGATCGGCTGCTATCGCGGCATCCGGCACCGCAAGGGTCTGCCTGTCCGTGGCCAGCGCAGCAAGACCAACGCCCGGACCCGCAAAGGTCCCAAGAAGACCATCGCTAATAAGAAGAAGTAA
- the rpmJ gene encoding 50S ribosomal protein L36 yields the protein MKVRPSVKPMCEKCKVIRRKGRVMVICENPKHKQRQG from the coding sequence ATGAAAGTAAGACCGTCCGTGAAGCCCATGTGTGAAAAGTGCAAGGTCATTCGCCGCAAAGGCCGTGTCATGGTCATTTGCGAGAACCCCAAGCATAAGCAGAGACAGGGCTAA
- the infA gene encoding translation initiation factor IF-1, whose amino-acid sequence MAKSDMIEVEGVVVEALPNTTFQVDIGNGHTILAHISGKLRMNFIRILPGDKVTVEMSPYDLTRGRITWRSK is encoded by the coding sequence TTGGCAAAATCCGACATGATTGAGGTGGAGGGCGTAGTGGTCGAGGCCCTGCCCAACACGACGTTCCAGGTGGACATTGGAAATGGACACACGATCCTGGCACATATTTCCGGAAAACTCAGAATGAATTTCATCAGGATTCTGCCCGGCGACAAGGTGACGGTGGAGATGTCCCCGTACGATCTGACCCGCGGCCGGATCACCTGGCGCAGCAAGTGA
- a CDS encoding KOW domain-containing RNA-binding protein — MEIARSNIVRSAAGRDKGKLFVVLATEGEYLLLADGKGRKVESPKRKKRRHVLFVAADDTRLSEKIKREEKISNIELRRTLAAYRGEAHPEQEG; from the coding sequence ATGGAAATTGCAAGATCAAATATCGTAAGATCCGCCGCCGGCAGGGATAAGGGCAAGCTTTTCGTGGTGTTGGCCACGGAGGGGGAGTACCTGCTGCTGGCCGACGGAAAGGGACGGAAGGTCGAGTCTCCCAAGCGCAAAAAGCGGCGGCATGTGCTGTTCGTGGCTGCGGATGACACCCGGCTTTCCGAAAAGATCAAACGCGAAGAGAAGATCAGCAACATCGAACTTCGCAGGACCCTCGCGGCCTATCGCGGGGAAGCTCATCCGGAGCAGGAGGGATAA
- the map gene encoding type I methionyl aminopeptidase produces the protein MITLKSPHEIELMRRAGKITAAARALAGEMVKPGVTTQEIDRAVEHFIRKQGAVPSFLHYNGYPASACISVNDEVIHGIPGKRVLQEGDIVSVDVGAYIGGFHGDCAATFPCGVISPEAQDLIDVTRQSFFEGIRFAREGQRLFDISAAIQQYVESHGYSIVREYVGHGVGAQMHESPEIPNYGHPGRGPRLLRGMTLAIEPMVNAGSPAIRVLSDGWTVRTLDGKWAAHYENTVLITDGEPEILTAPAI, from the coding sequence ATGATCACGCTGAAATCCCCCCATGAGATCGAACTGATGCGCCGGGCCGGAAAAATTACCGCGGCTGCCCGTGCTTTGGCAGGGGAAATGGTAAAGCCCGGCGTAACAACCCAGGAGATCGACCGCGCGGTGGAGCACTTTATCCGCAAGCAAGGCGCAGTTCCCTCGTTCCTGCACTACAACGGCTATCCGGCCAGCGCCTGCATCAGCGTCAACGACGAGGTCATCCACGGCATCCCCGGCAAGCGGGTGCTGCAGGAGGGCGACATCGTCAGCGTGGATGTGGGAGCGTACATTGGCGGGTTCCACGGCGACTGCGCGGCCACCTTCCCCTGCGGCGTGATCTCTCCCGAGGCCCAGGACCTGATCGATGTGACCAGGCAGAGCTTTTTCGAGGGGATCCGCTTCGCGAGAGAGGGGCAGCGGCTGTTCGATATCTCGGCAGCCATCCAGCAGTATGTGGAAAGCCACGGCTATTCCATCGTCCGGGAGTATGTTGGCCACGGCGTCGGCGCGCAGATGCACGAGTCGCCGGAGATCCCCAACTACGGACATCCCGGCCGGGGACCGCGGCTGCTCCGCGGCATGACCCTTGCGATCGAACCCATGGTGAACGCCGGTTCTCCTGCTATCCGTGTCCTCAGCGACGGTTGGACCGTCAGGACGCTGGACGGCAAGTGGGCGGCCCACTATGAGAATACGGTCCTGATCACTGACGGTGAGCCGGAGATTTTGACGGCGCCCGCCATCTGA
- a CDS encoding adenylate kinase: protein MKLILLGAPGAGKGTQAERLCKELNIPTISTGNILRAAIKNGTPTGMKAKSFMDAGQLVPDEVIIGIITERLAESDCANGYILDGVPRTIAQAEAMEKAGIVFDAVISIEISDETIMERMSGRRVCESCGASYHLVAVPPKQEGVCDSCGGKLVQRKDDAPETVKARLEVYHRETEPLKDFYAQRGLLKPVENQPSVEETSRAILRALGR, encoded by the coding sequence ATGAAGCTGATTTTGTTGGGCGCCCCCGGCGCCGGCAAAGGCACCCAGGCCGAAAGGCTGTGCAAAGAGCTGAACATTCCCACCATCTCCACCGGCAACATCCTCCGTGCCGCCATCAAGAACGGCACCCCCACCGGCATGAAGGCCAAGTCCTTCATGGACGCGGGCCAGCTGGTCCCCGATGAGGTCATCATCGGCATCATCACTGAGCGGCTGGCGGAGAGTGACTGCGCGAATGGCTATATCCTGGACGGGGTGCCCCGCACCATCGCCCAGGCCGAGGCCATGGAGAAGGCCGGAATCGTCTTCGATGCCGTCATTTCCATCGAAATTTCTGACGAGACCATTATGGAACGCATGAGCGGACGCCGAGTCTGCGAATCCTGCGGGGCCAGCTACCACCTGGTGGCTGTGCCCCCCAAGCAGGAGGGCGTGTGCGACAGCTGCGGCGGCAAGCTGGTGCAGCGCAAAGATGATGCCCCCGAGACCGTGAAGGCGCGCCTCGAGGTCTATCATAGGGAGACCGAGCCTCTGAAGGACTTTTACGCCCAGCGCGGCCTCCTGAAGCCCGTGGAGAACCAGCCCTCTGTGGAAGAGACTTCCCGGGCCATCCTCCGCGCACTGGGGAGATGA
- the secY gene encoding preprotein translocase subunit SecY, which translates to MIQTIRKAWGISELRKKMVFTLLILLIFRIGNAITVPYVNVAMLETYLDQMGGTILGLYNVMSGGAFAQATVFALSIQPYINSSIIIQLLTVAIPALERLAKDGGEEGRKKIQSITRYTTVAIAILQAFGYYIMMKNYNLLTANGEGIWPALVIIVSFIAGSSFVMWMGEQVTEFGVGNGISIILFAGILSRVPTMVSSGIAFGSQAAINWLWVLLLIVGMLALIIFIVFINDAERRIPVQYAKRQVGRKMYGGQSTHLPMKVNMSGVLPIIFAQSIASLPVTVWTFIGTPAEGTVSRAIYDAIDTKSVIYMVVYFIMIIGFSYFYSSIQFNPVEIANNLKKQGGFIPGFRPGKPTVDFIRKVLNKITLFGAIYLGIVAICPLIIGKFVSSASLAIGGTSVIIVVGVALETVKALESQMLMRQYKGFLE; encoded by the coding sequence GTGATCCAAACGATTCGCAAGGCCTGGGGTATCTCCGAGCTGCGGAAGAAAATGGTGTTCACGCTGCTGATCCTGCTGATCTTCCGTATCGGCAACGCCATCACGGTCCCGTATGTGAATGTGGCGATGCTGGAGACCTATCTGGATCAGATGGGCGGCACCATCCTGGGCCTGTACAACGTCATGAGCGGCGGTGCCTTTGCCCAGGCAACGGTTTTCGCCCTGAGCATTCAGCCCTATATCAACAGCTCCATTATCATCCAGCTGCTGACCGTGGCCATTCCGGCCCTGGAGCGGCTGGCTAAGGACGGCGGTGAGGAAGGCCGGAAGAAGATCCAGTCCATCACCCGCTACACCACGGTGGCCATTGCCATTCTGCAGGCCTTCGGCTACTATATCATGATGAAGAACTACAACCTGCTGACCGCCAACGGCGAGGGCATCTGGCCCGCTCTGGTGATCATCGTCAGCTTCATTGCCGGCTCCTCCTTCGTTATGTGGATGGGCGAGCAGGTGACGGAGTTCGGCGTGGGCAACGGTATCTCCATCATCCTGTTCGCGGGCATCCTGTCCCGCGTGCCCACCATGGTGTCCTCCGGGATCGCCTTTGGCTCCCAGGCGGCCATCAACTGGCTGTGGGTGCTGCTGCTGATCGTGGGCATGCTGGCCCTGATCATCTTCATCGTGTTCATCAACGACGCCGAGCGCCGGATCCCCGTCCAGTACGCCAAGCGCCAGGTGGGCCGGAAGATGTATGGCGGTCAGTCCACCCATCTGCCCATGAAGGTGAATATGTCCGGCGTTCTGCCCATCATCTTCGCCCAGAGCATCGCGTCCCTGCCCGTCACCGTGTGGACCTTCATCGGCACTCCCGCCGAGGGCACCGTGTCCCGGGCCATCTACGACGCCATTGATACCAAGTCCGTGATCTATATGGTGGTCTACTTCATCATGATCATTGGCTTCAGCTATTTCTACTCCAGCATCCAGTTCAATCCGGTGGAGATCGCCAACAACCTGAAAAAGCAGGGCGGCTTCATTCCGGGCTTCCGTCCCGGCAAGCCCACGGTGGACTTCATCCGGAAGGTGCTGAACAAGATCACCCTGTTCGGCGCCATCTATCTGGGTATCGTAGCCATCTGCCCCCTGATCATCGGCAAGTTCGTCTCCAGCGCGTCTCTGGCCATCGGCGGCACCTCCGTCATCATCGTTGTGGGTGTTGCCCTTGAGACTGTCAAGGCCCTGGAGTCCCAGATGCTGATGCGTCAGTACAAGGGCTTCCTGGAATAA
- the rplO gene encoding 50S ribosomal protein L15 translates to MKLSELSPAEGSVRSAYRKGRGAGSGNGKTGGRGHKGQKARSGGKIRVGFEGGQMPLARRIPKRGFNNIFAKPLEIINLSALNAFEDGETVTAEALLSKGILSKCEYGYKVLGNGKVTKKVTVKASAFSASAKEAIEAAGGKAEVI, encoded by the coding sequence ATGAAACTGAGCGAACTGTCTCCCGCCGAGGGTTCCGTCCGGTCCGCATACCGCAAGGGCCGGGGCGCCGGCAGCGGCAACGGCAAGACCGGCGGCCGCGGCCACAAGGGCCAGAAGGCCCGCAGCGGCGGCAAGATCCGCGTTGGCTTCGAAGGCGGTCAGATGCCTCTGGCCCGCCGCATCCCCAAGCGCGGCTTCAACAACATCTTCGCCAAGCCCCTGGAGATCATCAACCTCAGCGCCCTGAACGCTTTCGAGGACGGCGAGACCGTCACTGCCGAGGCTCTGCTGAGCAAGGGGATCCTCTCCAAGTGCGAGTACGGCTACAAAGTCCTGGGTAACGGCAAGGTTACCAAGAAAGTCACTGTCAAGGCTTCTGCTTTCTCCGCGTCTGCCAAGGAGGCCATCGAGGCAGCTGGCGGAAAGGCAGAGGTGATCTAA
- the rpmD gene encoding 50S ribosomal protein L30, translating into MANLNIKLVKSLNGRLEKQVATANSLGLRKIGDVTVQPDNDQTRGKIAKIGYLLQVTEVK; encoded by the coding sequence ATGGCAAACTTAAACATTAAGCTCGTCAAGAGCCTGAACGGCCGCCTGGAAAAGCAGGTCGCCACCGCGAATTCCCTGGGCCTGCGCAAGATTGGTGACGTCACCGTGCAGCCCGACAACGACCAGACCCGCGGCAAGATCGCCAAGATCGGCTACCTGCTGCAGGTCACCGAAGTGAAGTAA
- the rpsE gene encoding 30S ribosomal protein S5, producing MPRFEREQSEYIEKVVSLNRVSKTVKGGRVMKFSALVVVGDGKGKVGYGLGKAAEVPEAIRKGIEAAKKNMITVTLSGTTVPHETIGEAGAGRVLMKPAAPGTGVIAGGAVRAVVEAAGIKDIRTKCLRSNNPNNVVAAAFQGLKNMRGPEEVARIRGKSVEEIVG from the coding sequence ATGCCTAGATTTGAAAGAGAGCAGAGCGAGTATATCGAGAAGGTCGTTTCCCTGAACCGCGTCTCCAAGACCGTCAAGGGCGGCCGTGTCATGAAGTTCTCCGCCCTGGTCGTCGTGGGTGACGGCAAGGGCAAGGTCGGCTACGGCCTGGGCAAGGCCGCCGAGGTTCCCGAGGCCATCCGCAAGGGCATCGAGGCCGCCAAGAAGAACATGATCACCGTGACCCTCTCCGGGACCACCGTTCCCCACGAGACCATCGGTGAGGCCGGCGCCGGCCGCGTGCTGATGAAGCCCGCTGCCCCCGGTACCGGCGTGATCGCCGGCGGCGCCGTGCGTGCCGTCGTGGAAGCCGCGGGCATCAAGGACATCCGTACCAAGTGCCTGCGCTCCAACAATCCCAACAACGTGGTCGCCGCCGCCTTCCAGGGCCTGAAGAACATGCGTGGTCCTGAAGAGGTCGCCCGCATCCGCGGCAAGAGCGTCGAAGAGATCGTGGGTTAA
- the rplR gene encoding 50S ribosomal protein L18: MIKRPNTNAQRIKRHKRVRAKISGTPTAPRLNVFRSEANIYAQIIDDVNGVTLASASSLDKAIEGYGGNVAAATAVGKLLAERAKAKGIETVVFDRGGYLYHGRVKALAEGAREGGLQF; this comes from the coding sequence ATGATTAAAAGACCGAATACCAATGCCCAGCGCATCAAGCGCCACAAGAGAGTGCGGGCCAAGATCTCCGGCACTCCCACTGCTCCCCGTCTGAACGTGTTCCGCAGCGAGGCCAACATCTACGCCCAGATCATCGACGATGTCAACGGCGTGACCCTGGCTTCCGCTTCTTCCCTGGACAAGGCCATCGAAGGTTACGGCGGCAACGTGGCCGCTGCCACCGCCGTTGGCAAGCTGCTGGCCGAGCGCGCCAAGGCCAAGGGTATCGAGACCGTGGTGTTTGACCGCGGCGGCTACCTGTATCACGGCCGCGTGAAGGCTCTGGCCGAGGGTGCCCGCGAGGGCGGCCTGCAATTCTAA
- the rplF gene encoding 50S ribosomal protein L6 → MSRIGRMPITVPAGVTVSVAEGNVVTVKGPKGELSRALRPEMIIKQEGNTITVERPSDDKLHRSLHGLTRTLLNNMVVGVTDGYSKELEVNGVGYRVAKEGKNLVMNLGFSHQVIVSEIEGITIDVPAPNKIIIRGCDKQAVGQFAAEVREKRPPEPYKGKGIKYADEVIRRKVGKTGAKK, encoded by the coding sequence ATGTCTAGAATTGGCAGAATGCCCATTACCGTTCCCGCCGGCGTGACCGTCAGTGTCGCCGAGGGTAATGTGGTTACCGTCAAGGGACCCAAGGGTGAGCTCAGCCGTGCGCTGCGCCCCGAGATGATCATTAAGCAGGAAGGCAACACGATCACCGTGGAGCGTCCTTCCGACGACAAGCTGCACCGGAGCCTCCATGGCCTGACCCGCACCCTGCTGAACAACATGGTCGTCGGCGTGACCGACGGCTACAGCAAGGAGCTGGAGGTCAACGGCGTTGGCTACCGTGTGGCCAAGGAGGGCAAGAACCTGGTCATGAACCTGGGCTTCTCTCATCAGGTGATCGTTTCCGAGATCGAGGGCATCACCATCGATGTCCCCGCTCCCAATAAAATCATCATCCGCGGATGCGACAAGCAGGCCGTCGGTCAGTTCGCTGCCGAGGTCCGCGAGAAGCGTCCTCCCGAGCCTTATAAGGGCAAGGGCATCAAGTACGCCGATGAGGTCATCCGCCGCAAGGTCGGTAAGACCGGCGCCAAGAAGTAA
- the rpsH gene encoding 30S ribosomal protein S8, translating into MHITDPVADMLTRIRNANSAKHDTVDVPASNMKKSIAQILLDEGYIKNFQVVDDGLQGMIHITLKYNAGKEKVITGLRRVSKPGLRVYVGADELPRVLRGLGIAIISTSKGVMTDKKARELHVGGEVLAFVW; encoded by the coding sequence ATGCATATCACCGATCCGGTTGCGGATATGCTGACCCGCATCCGCAACGCCAACAGCGCCAAGCACGACACCGTTGATGTCCCCGCCTCCAACATGAAGAAGAGCATCGCTCAGATCCTGCTGGACGAAGGGTATATCAAGAACTTCCAGGTGGTGGACGACGGCCTCCAGGGCATGATCCACATTACCCTGAAGTACAACGCGGGCAAGGAGAAGGTCATCACCGGCCTGCGCCGCGTTTCCAAGCCGGGCCTCCGGGTCTATGTGGGTGCCGATGAGCTGCCCCGCGTGCTCCGCGGCCTGGGTATCGCTATCATCTCTACGTCCAAGGGCGTCATGACCGACAAGAAGGCCCGCGAGCTCCATGTCGGCGGCGAGGTCCTGGCATTCGTCTGGTAA
- a CDS encoding type Z 30S ribosomal protein S14, giving the protein MAKKSMILKQQAPAKFSSRRYNRCKLCGRPHAYLRDYGVCRICFRELAYKGEIPGVRKASF; this is encoded by the coding sequence ATGGCTAAGAAATCTATGATTCTCAAGCAGCAGGCTCCCGCCAAGTTCTCCTCCCGGAGATACAATCGCTGCAAGCTCTGCGGCCGCCCCCACGCTTATCTGCGTGACTACGGCGTGTGCCGTATCTGCTTCCGGGAACTGGCCTACAAGGGCGAGATCCCCGGTGTGCGGAAGGCCTCTTTCTAA
- the rplE gene encoding 50S ribosomal protein L5 — MARLKEKYNAEVAPALMKQFGYKSVMQIPKIDKVVVNVGCGEARENSKVLENVVGDLAQITGQKPIITRARKSIANFKLREDMPIGAKVTLRGEKMWEFLDRLFNVALPRVRDFQGINPNSFDGRGNYALGIREQLIFPEIEYDKIDKIRGMDVVICTTAHTDEEARALLQQVGAPFAR, encoded by the coding sequence ATGGCTAGACTGAAAGAAAAGTACAACGCCGAAGTGGCTCCCGCTCTGATGAAGCAGTTCGGCTACAAGAGCGTCATGCAGATCCCCAAGATCGACAAGGTCGTCGTGAACGTGGGCTGCGGTGAGGCTCGTGAGAATTCCAAGGTTCTGGAGAACGTGGTGGGCGACCTGGCCCAGATCACCGGCCAGAAGCCCATTATCACCCGCGCCCGCAAGTCCATCGCCAACTTCAAGCTGCGCGAGGATATGCCCATCGGCGCCAAGGTCACCCTGCGGGGTGAGAAGATGTGGGAGTTCCTGGACCGTCTGTTCAACGTGGCTCTGCCCCGCGTGCGTGACTTCCAGGGCATCAACCCCAACTCCTTCGATGGCCGCGGCAACTATGCCCTGGGCATCCGGGAGCAGCTGATCTTCCCCGAGATCGAGTACGACAAGATCGACAAGATCCGCGGCATGGATGTGGTCATCTGCACCACCGCGCACACCGATGAAGAGGCCCGTGCCCTGCTCCAGCAGGTCGGCGCTCCCTTCGCCCGCTAA
- the rplX gene encoding 50S ribosomal protein L24 produces MAMNIKKGDTVVVLSGKDKGKKGKVLGTVPGSLKVVVEGINMVTCHVKPRKQGEEGGIVKREAAIASCKVQVVCPKCGKATRVAHKIEGDKKARVCKHCGAEL; encoded by the coding sequence ATGGCTATGAATATCAAGAAGGGCGATACCGTTGTCGTCCTGTCCGGCAAGGACAAGGGTAAGAAGGGCAAGGTGCTGGGCACCGTTCCCGGCTCCCTGAAGGTGGTTGTGGAGGGCATCAACATGGTGACCTGCCACGTCAAGCCCCGCAAGCAGGGCGAAGAGGGCGGCATCGTCAAGCGCGAGGCTGCCATCGCCTCCTGCAAGGTGCAGGTCGTCTGCCCCAAGTGCGGCAAGGCCACCCGCGTCGCTCACAAGATCGAGGGCGACAAGAAGGCCCGCGTGTGCAAGCACTGCGGCGCTGAGCTGTAA
- the rplN gene encoding 50S ribosomal protein L14 — translation MIQQETFLKVADNTGAKEIKCIRVLGGSKRKFGNIGDVIVASVRKSTPGGTVKKGEVVKAVIVRSAKGVRRADGTYVRFDDNAAVLIKDDKNPRGTRIFGPVARELRDKDYMKILSLAPEVI, via the coding sequence ATGATTCAGCAGGAAACGTTTCTGAAGGTTGCCGATAATACCGGCGCCAAGGAGATCAAGTGCATCCGTGTCCTGGGCGGCTCCAAGCGGAAGTTCGGCAACATCGGCGATGTGATCGTTGCCTCCGTCCGCAAGTCCACCCCCGGCGGCACTGTGAAGAAGGGCGAGGTCGTCAAGGCCGTCATCGTCCGCAGCGCCAAGGGCGTCCGTCGTGCCGACGGCACCTACGTCCGCTTCGATGACAATGCCGCCGTCCTGATCAAGGACGACAAGAACCCCAGAGGTACCCGTATCTTTGGGCCGGTGGCTCGCGAGCTGCGTGACAAGGATTACATGAAGATCCTGTCCCTCGCCCCCGAAGTGATTTGA
- the rpsQ gene encoding 30S ribosomal protein S17: MNEEKRTSSRKTRVGKVVSDKMDKTVVVAIEDRVAHPLYKKIVGRTYKLKAHDEQNACGVGDKVKVMETRPLSKDKRWRVVEIIEKAK; encoded by the coding sequence ATGAACGAAGAGAAGAGAACTTCCTCCCGTAAGACCCGGGTCGGCAAGGTGGTCTCCGACAAGATGGACAAGACCGTCGTGGTCGCTATCGAGGACCGCGTGGCCCATCCCCTGTACAAGAAGATCGTCGGCCGCACTTACAAGCTGAAGGCTCATGATGAGCAGAACGCCTGCGGTGTCGGCGACAAGGTCAAGGTCATGGAGACCCGCCCCCTGTCCAAGGACAAGCGCTGGCGCGTGGTCGAGATCATTGAGAAAGCGAAGTAA
- the rpmC gene encoding 50S ribosomal protein L29 produces MKASEIRKMTPEQLNEKLAGLKKDLFYLRMQHATNQLDNPVKIRETKHDIARVKTVLAELAAADQKQ; encoded by the coding sequence ATGAAGGCAAGTGAAATCCGTAAGATGACCCCCGAGCAGCTCAACGAGAAGCTGGCGGGCCTGAAGAAGGATCTGTTCTATCTGCGCATGCAGCACGCCACCAACCAGCTGGACAATCCCGTCAAGATCCGGGAGACCAAGCACGACATTGCCCGAGTCAAGACCGTGCTGGCGGAGCTCGCCGCCGCTGACCAGAAGCAGTGA
- the rplP gene encoding 50S ribosomal protein L16, with amino-acid sequence MLLPKRVKYRRVHRGRMTGKATRGSTIAYGEYGLQATEPGWITSNQIEAARIAMTRYTKRGGQVWIKIFPDKPVTKKPAETRMGSGKGSPEFWVAVVKPGRIMFEIAGVSEEVAREALRLASHKLPIKTKIVARTEEAGE; translated from the coding sequence ATGCTTCTGCCGAAGAGAGTCAAGTATCGCCGCGTGCACCGCGGCCGTATGACCGGCAAGGCCACCCGCGGCAGCACCATCGCCTACGGTGAGTATGGCCTGCAGGCCACCGAGCCCGGCTGGATCACCAGCAATCAGATCGAGGCTGCCCGTATCGCCATGACCCGCTACACCAAGCGTGGCGGCCAGGTCTGGATCAAGATTTTCCCCGATAAGCCCGTGACCAAGAAGCCCGCTGAGACCCGCATGGGTTCCGGTAAGGGTTCTCCCGAGTTCTGGGTCGCCGTTGTGAAGCCCGGCCGTATCATGTTCGAGATCGCCGGCGTGTCCGAAGAAGTTGCCCGCGAGGCGCTGCGTCTGGCCAGCCACAAGCTGCCCATCAAGACGAAGATCGTCGCCCGCACCGAGGAAGCAGGTGAGTGA
- the rpsC gene encoding 30S ribosomal protein S3, giving the protein MGQKVNPHGLRVGVIKDWDSRWYASDEKVGDLIVEDQKIRKYLKKTLYGAGVPKIEIERSSDVVTIFLHCARPGMVIGKGGEQIEQYRLAVEKLIGKKVKLNIVEVKNPDMNAQLVAENIAQQLEKRISHRRAMKNAMARAMRAGAKGIKTCCSGRLGGREIAGVEHYHEGTIPLQTIRADIEYGFAEAATTFGRIGVKVWIYKGEVLSQTLRTTPRTMDTSKPYQERRERRPRRDGDRRGGFNRDRQGGGFNRGQGGFNRAGQGRPQGGFNRTNNTSRPAAPAAPAAPKEGGAQ; this is encoded by the coding sequence ATGGGACAGAAAGTGAATCCCCACGGCCTGCGCGTGGGCGTCATCAAAGACTGGGATTCCCGTTGGTATGCCAGTGATGAGAAGGTCGGCGATCTGATCGTCGAGGATCAGAAGATCCGCAAGTACCTGAAGAAGACCCTGTACGGCGCCGGCGTTCCCAAGATCGAGATCGAGCGCAGCAGCGACGTGGTCACCATTTTCCTGCACTGCGCCCGGCCCGGCATGGTCATCGGCAAGGGCGGCGAGCAGATCGAGCAGTATCGCCTGGCCGTTGAGAAGCTCATCGGCAAGAAGGTGAAGCTGAACATCGTCGAGGTCAAGAACCCCGACATGAACGCCCAGCTGGTGGCTGAGAACATCGCCCAGCAGCTGGAGAAGCGCATCTCCCACCGCCGCGCCATGAAGAACGCCATGGCCCGCGCCATGCGCGCCGGCGCCAAGGGCATCAAGACCTGCTGCTCCGGCCGTCTCGGCGGCCGCGAGATCGCCGGCGTGGAGCACTATCACGAGGGCACCATCCCCCTGCAGACCATCCGCGCCGACATCGAGTACGGCTTCGCGGAGGCTGCCACCACCTTCGGCCGCATCGGCGTGAAGGTGTGGATCTACAAGGGCGAGGTCCTCTCTCAGACCCTGCGCACTACTCCCCGCACCATGGACACCTCCAAGCCCTATCAGGAGCGCCGTGAGCGCCGGCCCCGTCGTGACGGCGACCGCCGCGGCGGCTTCAACCGGGATCGCCAGGGCGGCGGCTTCAACCGCGGCCAGGGTGGTTTCAACCGGGCTGGCCAGGGCCGTCCCCAGGGCGGGTTCAACCGCACCAACAACACCAGCCGCCCCGCTGCTCCCGCGGCCCCCGCGGCACCTAAGGAAGGAGGAGCCCAGTAA